One Streptomyces sp. V4I8 genomic window carries:
- a CDS encoding Gfo/Idh/MocA family protein, translating to MSTAVPVVLAGARGHGRWHLDNIRRLQDKGIVRLAGICELTPLTEEELPEGLGSPEQSADFGALLDSTGASVAVICTPIPTHTDLALTAARQGVHILLEKPPAPSYAEFRRMADGVAEAGVVCQIGFQSLGSRAVPAIRELMAQGAIGEIAGIGGAGAWARAEAYYRRAPWAGKRRLNGVDVIDGVLTNPLAHAVATALALGGTVRAEEVTAIETELLRANDIESDDTSCVRVTTAHGPQVVVAATLCAEDPDEPYVVVHGDRGRITFWYKQDRVLLQRAGHGPEEFEYDRTDLLENLVEHLVDGTDLLVTPDATGAFMKVVEAIRLAPDPAPLPDGTWHLLPDEQRRVVPDIDGLVAAAADALALYSELGASWALPARTKEVST from the coding sequence ATGAGCACTGCCGTACCCGTCGTCCTCGCGGGCGCGCGCGGCCACGGCCGCTGGCACCTCGACAACATCCGCCGGCTCCAGGACAAGGGGATCGTCCGGCTCGCGGGGATCTGCGAGCTGACCCCGCTGACGGAGGAGGAGCTGCCCGAGGGTCTCGGCTCACCGGAGCAGTCCGCCGACTTCGGCGCCCTCCTCGACTCCACCGGCGCGAGCGTCGCGGTGATCTGCACACCGATCCCGACCCACACCGACCTGGCCCTGACGGCCGCGCGCCAGGGTGTGCACATCCTGCTGGAGAAGCCGCCCGCCCCGTCGTACGCCGAGTTCCGGCGCATGGCCGACGGGGTCGCCGAGGCCGGGGTCGTCTGTCAGATCGGCTTCCAGTCGCTGGGCTCGCGCGCCGTGCCCGCGATCCGGGAGCTGATGGCGCAGGGCGCGATCGGCGAGATCGCCGGGATCGGCGGGGCCGGTGCCTGGGCGCGGGCCGAGGCGTACTACCGGCGGGCGCCCTGGGCGGGCAAGCGGCGCCTGAACGGCGTCGACGTCATCGACGGCGTGCTCACCAACCCGCTCGCGCACGCCGTCGCCACCGCCCTCGCGCTGGGCGGCACGGTGCGCGCCGAGGAGGTCACGGCCATCGAGACCGAGTTGCTGCGCGCCAACGACATCGAGTCCGACGACACCTCCTGCGTCCGCGTCACCACCGCGCACGGCCCCCAGGTCGTCGTCGCCGCGACCCTGTGCGCCGAGGACCCCGACGAGCCGTACGTCGTCGTGCACGGCGACCGCGGCCGGATCACCTTCTGGTACAAGCAGGACCGCGTCCTGCTCCAGCGCGCGGGCCACGGCCCCGAGGAGTTCGAGTACGACCGCACGGACCTGCTCGAGAACCTCGTCGAGCACCTCGTCGACGGCACCGACCTGCTGGTCACGCCCGACGCGACCGGCGCCTTCATGAAGGTCGTCGAAGCGATCAGGCTGGCCCCCGACCCGGCCCCCCTGCCGGACGGGACCTGGCACCTGCTCCCCGACGAGCAGCGCCGGGTCGTGCCCGACATCGACGGCCTGGTCGCGGCCGCCGCCGACGCCCTCGCCCTCTACTCCGAGCTGGGCGCCTCCTGGGCGCTGCCGGCGAGAACGAAAGAGGTGAGCACCTGA
- a CDS encoding polysaccharide lyase family 1 protein translates to MRSRRGLQLAVLTGMLGLVFSAPAGAEARDISRDTLAANDGWAAADGGTTGGSTADDAHGFTVRNRSELVRALDGGSATPKIIRIAGTIDANTDADGDHLDCADYATDGYSTKKYLAAYDPRTWGSGRPSGPQEEARQASAARQAERIELTVGSNTTLVGLGDKAVLKGASLQIEGADNVIVRNLELRDAYDCFPVWQPNTGGLGDWKTAYDNIWLRGATHVWIDHVSLSDDGHPDHGEPTYFGRNYLRHDGLLDITNASDLVTVSWSRFADHDKAILVGNGDTATGDRGKLRVTLHHNEFESVVQRAPRVRFGQVHLYNNRYVVPADAHDYRYSIGVSTESAIHAENNAFTTPGHIEVADLVKSWNGTAFHQSGTLFNGYPVDLLAIHNAYNSGSERDLTADVGWTPTLHTKIDSAARADREVARGAGAGRIP, encoded by the coding sequence ATGAGGAGCCGAAGGGGACTTCAACTGGCCGTCCTCACCGGGATGCTGGGCCTCGTGTTCAGCGCCCCGGCCGGGGCCGAGGCCCGCGACATCAGCCGCGACACTCTCGCCGCGAACGACGGCTGGGCGGCGGCCGACGGTGGTACCACGGGGGGTTCCACCGCCGACGACGCCCACGGCTTCACCGTACGCAACCGCAGTGAGCTGGTCCGCGCCCTCGACGGCGGCAGCGCCACCCCGAAGATCATCAGGATCGCCGGGACCATCGACGCCAACACCGACGCCGACGGCGACCACCTGGACTGCGCCGACTACGCCACCGACGGCTACAGCACCAAGAAGTACCTGGCCGCCTACGACCCCCGCACCTGGGGCTCCGGCAGGCCGAGCGGCCCGCAGGAGGAGGCCCGCCAGGCGTCGGCGGCCCGGCAGGCCGAGCGGATCGAGCTGACCGTCGGCTCCAACACCACCCTCGTCGGACTCGGCGACAAGGCCGTGCTGAAAGGCGCCAGCCTCCAGATCGAGGGCGCGGACAACGTCATCGTCCGCAACCTGGAACTGCGCGACGCCTACGACTGCTTCCCTGTGTGGCAGCCCAACACAGGCGGCCTCGGTGACTGGAAGACCGCGTACGACAACATATGGCTGCGCGGCGCCACCCATGTGTGGATCGACCATGTGTCCCTGAGCGACGACGGGCATCCGGACCATGGGGAACCCACCTACTTCGGCCGCAACTACCTCCGCCACGACGGCCTGCTGGACATCACCAACGCCTCCGACCTGGTCACCGTCTCCTGGAGCCGGTTCGCCGACCACGACAAGGCGATCCTCGTCGGCAACGGCGACACGGCGACCGGCGATCGCGGAAAGCTCCGTGTCACCCTGCACCACAACGAGTTCGAGTCGGTCGTCCAGCGCGCCCCACGCGTCCGCTTCGGCCAGGTGCACCTCTACAACAACCGCTACGTCGTCCCGGCCGACGCGCACGACTACCGCTACTCCATCGGTGTGTCGACCGAGTCCGCCATCCACGCCGAGAACAACGCCTTCACGACCCCCGGTCACATCGAGGTCGCCGACCTGGTGAAGAGCTGGAACGGCACCGCCTTCCACCAGTCCGGCACCCTCTTCAACGGCTATCCGGTAGACCTGCTCGCCATCCACAACGCCTACAACTCCGGCAGCGAGCGCGATCTCACGGCTGACGTCGGCTGGACACCTACCCTGCACACAAAGATCGACAGCGCCGCCAGGGCCGACCGTGAGGTGGCACGCGGCGCCGGCGCAGGGAGGATCCCATGA
- a CDS encoding carbohydrate ABC transporter permease, with protein sequence MSVKEATKTAPAPLRAAPEPPRPRKKHRAYDEVPRWQIYLPLSIYLVFTLIPFYWILLFSLRPAGSTSLVPWPMTFDHFEKVWTERSFGTYFQNSVLVGVVTLLMTTLVALAGGYALARFNFKVKRAFMLALLCSQFVPGALLLVPLFEIFAELQMINSLGSVIIAETVFQLPLSIILISNFIKNVPYSLEEAAWVDGCNRMTAFRIVVLPLLRPGLIAVGSFAFVHSWNHFLFALMFLNNQEKQTIPVGLNTLMGADSVDLGALAAGGIIAAVPVVIVFAFIQKWLITGFSAGAVKG encoded by the coding sequence GTGAGCGTGAAGGAAGCCACCAAGACCGCGCCCGCGCCCCTGCGGGCCGCCCCCGAACCGCCCCGTCCGAGGAAGAAGCACCGCGCCTATGACGAGGTCCCGCGCTGGCAGATCTACCTGCCGCTGTCGATCTACCTGGTCTTCACCCTGATCCCCTTCTACTGGATCCTGCTGTTCTCCCTGCGCCCGGCCGGCTCGACCTCGCTCGTGCCCTGGCCGATGACCTTCGACCACTTCGAGAAGGTCTGGACGGAGCGGAGTTTCGGCACCTACTTCCAGAACAGCGTGCTCGTCGGCGTCGTCACCCTGCTGATGACGACCCTCGTCGCGCTGGCCGGGGGCTACGCCCTCGCGCGCTTCAACTTCAAGGTCAAGCGGGCCTTCATGCTCGCGCTGCTGTGCTCCCAGTTCGTACCGGGCGCGCTGCTCCTGGTCCCGCTGTTCGAGATCTTCGCCGAGCTGCAGATGATCAACTCGCTGGGCAGCGTCATCATCGCGGAGACGGTCTTCCAGCTACCGCTGTCGATCATCCTGATCAGCAACTTCATCAAGAACGTGCCGTACTCCCTGGAGGAGGCGGCCTGGGTCGACGGCTGCAACCGGATGACGGCGTTCAGGATCGTCGTCCTGCCGCTGCTGCGGCCCGGTCTGATCGCCGTCGGCTCCTTCGCCTTCGTGCACTCCTGGAACCACTTCCTGTTCGCCCTGATGTTCCTCAACAACCAGGAGAAGCAGACCATCCCGGTCGGCCTCAACACCCTGATGGGCGCCGACAGCGTCGACCTGGGCGCGCTCGCCGCGGGCGGCATCATCGCGGCCGTACCCGTCGTGATCGTGTTCGCCTTCATCCAGAAGTGGCTGATCACGGGCTTCAGCGCCGGGGCGGTGAAGGGATGA
- a CDS encoding carbohydrate ABC transporter permease, which produces MAQAAAVAKPPAPPRRRRASATPRRLPYLLIAPAALLMLGFIAYPVISVFYYSLQEYNPTKPWRNGFAGLDNFVHAFTDDPLFWDTLVFSAKWVFVEVGLQLLFGLALALIVNQTFAGRALGRALVFSPWAVSGVLTSAIWVLLYNSQTGITRYLADVGIGSYGTSWLSDTSTVFSAAVVADLWRGVPFFAILILADLQSVSKDLYEAAEVDGASRIKQFWHITLPHLKDAIVLSTLLRAVWEFNNVDLLYTLTGGGPAGVTTTLPLYIANTSVDAHNFGYASALTTVAFVILLFCSIVYLRLSKFGGEDK; this is translated from the coding sequence ATGGCCCAAGCCGCAGCCGTGGCGAAACCGCCCGCGCCACCCCGGCGACGCCGTGCCTCCGCCACGCCGCGCAGGCTCCCGTATCTGCTGATCGCACCGGCGGCCCTGCTCATGCTGGGCTTCATCGCCTACCCGGTCATCAGCGTCTTCTACTACAGCCTGCAGGAGTACAACCCCACCAAACCGTGGCGGAACGGCTTCGCGGGCCTCGACAACTTCGTCCATGCCTTCACCGACGACCCGCTGTTCTGGGACACGCTGGTGTTCAGCGCCAAGTGGGTGTTCGTCGAGGTCGGACTCCAGCTGCTGTTCGGGCTCGCGCTCGCCCTGATCGTCAACCAGACGTTCGCGGGAAGGGCGCTGGGACGCGCCCTGGTCTTCTCCCCGTGGGCCGTCTCCGGCGTGCTGACCTCGGCGATCTGGGTGCTGCTCTACAACTCCCAGACGGGCATCACCCGTTACCTCGCCGACGTCGGCATCGGCTCCTACGGCACCAGCTGGCTGTCGGACACCTCCACCGTGTTCTCGGCGGCGGTCGTCGCCGACCTGTGGCGCGGGGTGCCCTTCTTCGCGATCCTCATCCTGGCCGACCTCCAGTCCGTCTCGAAGGACCTGTACGAGGCCGCCGAGGTCGACGGGGCCAGCCGGATCAAGCAGTTCTGGCACATCACGCTGCCCCATCTGAAGGACGCGATCGTGCTGTCCACGCTGCTGCGCGCGGTGTGGGAGTTCAACAACGTCGACCTGCTGTACACGCTGACCGGCGGCGGACCGGCGGGAGTCACCACGACCCTGCCGCTCTACATCGCCAACACCAGCGTCGACGCGCACAACTTCGGCTACGCGTCCGCCCTGACCACGGTCGCGTTCGTGATTCTGCTGTTCTGCTCGATCGTCTATCTGCGGCTGAGCAAGTTCGGAGGTGAGGACAAGTGA